In one window of Balaenoptera musculus isolate JJ_BM4_2016_0621 chromosome 10, mBalMus1.pri.v3, whole genome shotgun sequence DNA:
- the PCBP2 gene encoding poly(rC)-binding protein 2 isoform X15 — MDTGVIEGGLNVTLTIRLLMHGKEVGSIIGKKGESVKKMREESGARINISEGNCPERIITLAGPTNAIFKAFAMIIDKLEEDISSSMTNSTAASRPPVTLRLVVPASQCGSLIGKGGCKIKEIRESTGAQVQVAGDMLPNSTERAITIAGIPQSIIECVKQICVVMLETLSQSPPKGVTIPYRPKPSSSPVIFAGGQLTKLHQLAMQQSHFPMTHGNTGFSAGLDASAQTTSHELTIPNDLIGCIIGRQGAKINEIRQMSGAQIKIANPVEGSTDRQVTITGSAASISLAQYLINVSLENAKPSSQAASVTIPDHLSINLSQPSTPSSSSSSSTTTPSLATAGTSDAPSSLPNPLPTAPCVSSLLGMKPIPLLALNVVSAAKGAGASATTTTTSAVPCVTNKLKSEKQRFSPY, encoded by the exons ATGGACACCGGTGTGATTGAAGGTGGATTAAATGTCACTCTCACCATCCGGCTACTTATGCATGGAAAG GAAGTTGGCAGTATCATCGGAAAG AAAGGAGAATCAGTTAAGAAGATGCGTGAGGAG AGTGGTGCACGTATCAACATCTCAGAAGGGAATTGTCCTGAGAGGATTATCACTTTGGCTGGACCCACTAATGCCATCTTCAAAGCCTTTGCTATGATCATTGATAAACTGGAAGAG GACATCAGCAGCTCTATGACCAATAGCACAGCTGCCAGTAGACCCCCAGTCACCCTGAGGCTGGTGGTCCCTGCTAGTCAGTGTGGCTCTCTCATTGGGAAAGGTGGTTGCAAGATCAAGGAAATACGTGAG AGTACAGGGGCTCAGGTCCAGGTGGCAGGGGATATGCTCCCCAACTCAACTGAGCGGGCCATCACTATTGCTGGCATTCCGCAGTCCATCATTGAGTGTGTGAAACAGATCTGCGTGGTCATGTTGGAG actCTCTCCCAGTCCCCCCCGAAGGGCGTGACCATCCCGTACCGGCCCAAGCCGTCCAGTTCTCCAGTCATCTTTGCAGGTGGTCAG TTGACCAAGCTGCACCAGTTGGCAATGCAACAGTCTCATTTTCCCATGACGCATGGCAACACCGGATTCAGTG CAGGTTTGGATGCATCTGCTCAGACTACTTCTCATGAACTCACCATTCCAAACGAT TTGATTGGCTGCATAATCGGGCGTCAAGGCGCCAAAATCAATGAGATCCGTCAGATGTCTGGGGCGCAGATCAAAATTGCGAACCCAGTGGAAGGATCTACTGATAGGCAGGTTACCATCACTGGATCTGCTGCCAGCATTAGCCTGGCTCAATATCTAATCAATGTCAG TTTAGAAAACGCTAAACCCTCCTCCCAGGCAGCCTCCGTCACGATCCCTGATCACCTCAGCATCAACCTCTCTCAACCCTCcaccccttcttcttcttcttcctcctccaccaccaccccctcgcTCGCCACAGCGGGGACCTCCGACGCACCCTCCAGCCTCCCCAACCCTCTTCCGACCGCCCCTTGTGTCTCCAGTCTGCTTGGCATGAAACCCATCCCTCTCCTGGCTCTAAATGTTGTGTCTGCTGCTAAGGGTGCCGGGGCTTCagctaccaccaccaccacctctgccGTGCCATGTGTAACTAACAAACTGAAAAGCGAGAAACAGAGATTCTCTCCCTACTGA
- the PCBP2 gene encoding poly(rC)-binding protein 2 isoform X7 — MDTGVIEGGLNVTLTIRLLMHGKEVGSIIGKKGESVKKMREESGARINISEGNCPERIITLAGPTNAIFKAFAMIIDKLEEDISSSMTNSTAASRPPVTLRLVVPASQCGSLIGKGGCKIKEIRESTGAQVQVAGDMLPNSTERAITIAGIPQSIIECVKQICVVMLETLSQSPPKGVTIPYRPKPSSSPVIFAGGQDRYSTGSDSASFPHTTPSMCLNPDLEGPPLELTKLHQLAMQQSHFPMTHGNTGFSAGLDASAQTTSHELTIPNDLIGCIIGRQGAKINEIRQMSGAQIKIANPVEGSTDRQVTITGSAASISLAQYLINVSLENAKPSSQAASVTIPDHLSINLSQPSTPSSSSSSSTTTPSLATAGTSDAPSSLPNPLPTAPCVSSLLGMKPIPLLALNVVSAAKGAGASATTTTTSAVPCVTNKLKSEKQRFSPY; from the exons ATGGACACCGGTGTGATTGAAGGTGGATTAAATGTCACTCTCACCATCCGGCTACTTATGCATGGAAAG GAAGTTGGCAGTATCATCGGAAAG AAAGGAGAATCAGTTAAGAAGATGCGTGAGGAG AGTGGTGCACGTATCAACATCTCAGAAGGGAATTGTCCTGAGAGGATTATCACTTTGGCTGGACCCACTAATGCCATCTTCAAAGCCTTTGCTATGATCATTGATAAACTGGAAGAG GACATCAGCAGCTCTATGACCAATAGCACAGCTGCCAGTAGACCCCCAGTCACCCTGAGGCTGGTGGTCCCTGCTAGTCAGTGTGGCTCTCTCATTGGGAAAGGTGGTTGCAAGATCAAGGAAATACGTGAG AGTACAGGGGCTCAGGTCCAGGTGGCAGGGGATATGCTCCCCAACTCAACTGAGCGGGCCATCACTATTGCTGGCATTCCGCAGTCCATCATTGAGTGTGTGAAACAGATCTGCGTGGTCATGTTGGAG actCTCTCCCAGTCCCCCCCGAAGGGCGTGACCATCCCGTACCGGCCCAAGCCGTCCAGTTCTCCAGTCATCTTTGCAGGTGGTCAG GACAGGTACAGCACAGGCAGCGACAGTGCGAGCTTTCCCCACACCACCCCGTCCATGTGCCTCAACCCTGACCTGGAGGGACCACCTCTAGAG TTGACCAAGCTGCACCAGTTGGCAATGCAACAGTCTCATTTTCCCATGACGCATGGCAACACCGGATTCAGTG CAGGTTTGGATGCATCTGCTCAGACTACTTCTCATGAACTCACCATTCCAAACGAT TTGATTGGCTGCATAATCGGGCGTCAAGGCGCCAAAATCAATGAGATCCGTCAGATGTCTGGGGCGCAGATCAAAATTGCGAACCCAGTGGAAGGATCTACTGATAGGCAGGTTACCATCACTGGATCTGCTGCCAGCATTAGCCTGGCTCAATATCTAATCAATGTCAG TTTAGAAAACGCTAAACCCTCCTCCCAGGCAGCCTCCGTCACGATCCCTGATCACCTCAGCATCAACCTCTCTCAACCCTCcaccccttcttcttcttcttcctcctccaccaccaccccctcgcTCGCCACAGCGGGGACCTCCGACGCACCCTCCAGCCTCCCCAACCCTCTTCCGACCGCCCCTTGTGTCTCCAGTCTGCTTGGCATGAAACCCATCCCTCTCCTGGCTCTAAATGTTGTGTCTGCTGCTAAGGGTGCCGGGGCTTCagctaccaccaccaccacctctgccGTGCCATGTGTAACTAACAAACTGAAAAGCGAGAAACAGAGATTCTCTCCCTACTGA